Below is a genomic region from Erigeron canadensis isolate Cc75 chromosome 7, C_canadensis_v1, whole genome shotgun sequence.
catacaccagGGAAGACGGTATagagacccaaaacccgtgaaagatgACATTGAGAGTtaatttacttttgttttcaacttaataaattaaattgtaacttaatcaaaaatacttaatccattaagtcatcaaaagtgtttgttAGTAAAAAAACACCACCTTGGTTATTTTATGTTTGAActcattttatatctttttataatcaaaaatatgaaaatgtttGCGTAATAATTTACTTCAGAATATCTGTGTGTTAAACATGGGTCATATTCTAGTAATAGTTATAAttatctaaatctaaatctatactatatattatatttatataaaaaaaattagcttTTTATTATTCGAAATGTTGAAACTTGTGTAATATTTACACATAACATCTCTTAACATATTTTTATCTACACTATCcattaaaatcaataattaaattacattatcaatcatTGATCTTTCAGAATATCtcaattaaccctttacatcaattacttttacatcaataatttataccaCCCGACACCGCATTTGCCACCAATACTTGCCCTTACCATCACAGCGTCGCCGCGACGACCACCGCCTCATTGCGCGAATAATATGCTAgtaatacttttatatatttttatactactatataaatattatacacccttgttaaaaagttgaaaaaaaatgtgaatTGACCATCTTATTATTGATGAATTAGTTTACACAATCAGACAATCAATCATTTATCTCTTAAATATTCTCACCACCTCTTTAGGTCAATTACCATTATTAAATCAATTACCATTACCATTCGCTGTTTTTACCATCTGACGTCGTACAACCACCGCATTGTGCAAGCAGCCTACTATAATACTTAATATGTAAGAAAATTGAAGTTGCATGAGTCAACCACTATTTATGGAATTGCTTTTAAAGACTTAAAAGCATCATGCTATAAATAAAACTCATATATCAACCATTCACAACCATCCACATATCATTTTCTTAATTTGTCTATATTGGAGGCATGGCAACGGCGGGTCGCAAGAAGATAGAGCTCAAAAGGATCGAAAATGAAAGACAAAGGGGTGTTGCCTTGTCCAAACGTCATTCCGGCTTATTTAAGAAAGCTGCTGAACTTGCTACTCTATGTGGTGTGCAAATTGTTATCATTCTCCACACCATTGGGGGAAAGCCACTCTCTTTTGGCACCCCAACTATACAATATGTCATAGACAAGTTTAATAATGCCAATCAATACGTTCAAACGCTTGTCAACTTTCAACTACAAAAGCTCAACTCGGAATTTGATGATGTCAATGAGAAGTCGATAAATGAAAGGAAACGGGGACAAGTTATCGAAGAAAGTCTAAAAGTGTTGCTTGGTGGGAAAACGTATGAGGAATACATGGGCGGCCTTGACATACATGAGCTCAGACAACTGAAACGCAAACGCGAACAGCAGAAAAGAAACTTAGAGCAAAAACATAATCTAAACTGTGGACTTTCCTCTTCATCAAACTATGAGCATGAAGTTGATCTATCTCATATTGAAGGGCCAAAAGATTACTTAAAGCTGTGATGGTATGCTTTATGTTTAATGAAATATTAAGTACAAGCAATATATACTGGCATGATCTTATGATCCTTATGTCATGAGAAATATAAAACATAGATTGAAAATGAAGGTTAATTGTCTGTTAAAAATTCTCTCTGTTGTTATTCATTCATATAATTTAGGTCAATATCTTTGTTGAGCAATGCATCTAACGAAGTGACCTAGTAACTATGCCAAACATTGATAAAAATTCCATTCAATAATTTGAAAGAGAACACTAAAACTTAAATGAATGACCAactaaataattttattcaaGGTAGTGGAAGATGTTAAAGGTACGTAcgtaatataaaaaatgagatgGAACATCTAAGCTTGAGTAAAGAATTTTTTACATCTTAGtattatatattcttaaaaaacattactcgatcatttattaattatataataaatattaaaaaattagtatgtgaaaaattatataCCTAAATTTAAGTATCAAACAACCAcatatttacttttcaaaatataaaaaataactataaatatCATTATTGAATTTATTGTAATCTTATTTCATTCTTGTGATCATTATTTATTGAACTTTGTTTTGTTGATTAAACTTTTGGTCTGAtgattgttaaaatatatagttaaaGTAAAGAGGTATAAAAgcatttatattttgtttgacAAAAGTTAACTcgatttaatttgttaatttgtaGTTTTAGCTAACGTATAGCtagtttttgttatataaataaatgtgttTGTCGAATTagctatataaaaataattcaaTCCACGAACATAATAGACTAGTCTTATGACAAACGCAAATAATTATCGACTAAACGATTTAGAGTCCAGctcaacaaaaaaagaaacaaaaagtatacagtatataatttgaaaaatacatatcaattcatcaacaaagaccatctcaaacgttttgattttcttcgggttatTTTACTCTGAAAAAATCTATACATGTACAACACGGAGTTGTAGATGATGGTcaacaataataattacaataataataatattaatattaataatgataaaaataacttaagttcataatatattgaatttcataaaagtgatgatctttaaaaattaaaaacatgttaaCTGGTATAGGAGGAGGTCGAACCTTTTGGTAGTTGATCTTTTTTTGTTTAgtcgtagttttttttttggtgagaatatgtgagagtttttccctaggttatatatatatatatatatatattataatttttagaagacttttaaggataaaaagatttttaattaataataaggtcgGTTTATCtagatttaattattaaaaaaaatagaggattattTCAAAGCATATGTATAATagatttctttttaatattatgagtttttatgataaattaagaaattttttcaTATCCCAAGAGGGCaaatattttgactttaacCAATCAAAACAAACTCTCACGGaatataagctaaacaaaagGGATTTTTAACCataccaattttttttctttcttaaagcTACCaatatgaaaagtaaaaataagATTTCTGATTAGTTTTCTTAACTTACGTGATTGTATTAATTATAACTGTGGGTTTTTTCATAGACAAATAGAAGTGGGTCCtactttaaattattaatttatatctatacttctatacttctatactactatataaaaagtataaacatatgttgaaagtttacagaAATAAGACATAGTTACAGGCTCAGTTATTAAAGCTCAGTGAGTGACCTTAACAGGAACTCATTGAAGTGTCTGACCAGTATAAAGGCAGTCAGGCTAAATAATTCAAGTAAATCTAAAGAGAATCTGAATGTGAAAAGAGTCGTTCAACAACTTCAACTATAACCACTTTTAAGCAtgtcaatcaaaaccaaacGAATGTCagttttacatttattattgtCTTTAATTTCATATGCAATTAGTTAACTAGAAGACCCCCCAAAGAAAATTGTAATCTTAacttaagtattttaatttccttAGTTTAAGTTCCCTGCAAACGAACCTGGACTTACCTAGACTATATTCCTACTAGACAGAGTACACTGCTCTTAGTTGCGTTTTAAGATAGATTAGgtaaaaccttgaattataaatttaaaacttagatagtttaataaaaaaaacgcacatcaaagtttttggcgccgctgccggggaacTTTGAAATTAGGAAAAGATTAAAATAGTTAGAGATAAGTTActtttagttttctagaataTTTTTCTAGTTATTCATTTCTGAATATTAGTAAGCAATTTAGGAATAGATAGAATGGCTAAGGATAGCGAAGTAGAGGAATCAATGCTAGAAAAAAGTAGGAAAGTCCTCGAAACCCCTAATCCACCCATTAAGGTACCTGAAACGGACGTCCCTTTTTCGGCCAAGTCGACTCACATGAGCATGGTGCAGAGCTTAGGATTCGATGGTGAGGTAAATGACGATCCGTATCATCACCTGTCACGTTTTAAGGAGGAATGTCGACTTTTCAACTACGGGACAGGTACTAAAGAAACGGTAAGATTAGGAATGTTTAGGTATTCATTGCAAGGAATGGCGTTAGCATGGTTAGAGGAGCTCGATCCGGATTCAATCAAGACTTGGGAGGAATTGAAAGAAGCATTTTGCAACAGATTTTACCCACGCGATTTGAGGAGAGTCAGAGAGCTAGCTGTGGAGAATTACTCCCAAATAGAATCCGAAACGATGGGCGAAGCATGGAAGAGATTGAAGAAGATGTCGAGAGCTTGCTACGGTTGTGAAAGGAGCAGAGAAGAGTTAGTGCAGCTTTTCTACAATGGAGGAATGAGCGAGACAAGGAAGAACTTGGATTTGATGAGTGGAGGATCGTTCGATTACAAGACCGCGAATAGCAGTTACGCAGCTCTAGATGACATAGCAAAAAGGAATTTAGATAAGGATTGGTCGAAGTCGAAGCTGCTTGAAGGAAAGATGGAGAGTTTGCAAAAGCAGGTTGACACTTTAATACAAGAATTGAAACTGAGAAATAAAGAAATTGATCAAAGGAATCAAGAGATGAAAGAGGGATTTGACAAGGTCACAAAAATGATAGAATTCATCTGTGGTCAACTTTCCTCGAACGTGGAATCGGTGAAAGGAATCACGACAAGGTCAGGCAAGACAACAAAATCACCGAGGAACCCTCTGGagaatgaagaagaaaatgaagaagaagaatcagCAGAGGAAGAAGAGGAAACTGAGATGGTGAAGCAAAAGAGCAATGATATGAATGCTGGACAGAAGAACCAGCGACGCTGGCCACCCGCCAGCGTCGCTGGAACACAACCTGAAGGAGCCAGCACTGCTGGTGATCCAACCAGCGCTGCTTCTCATCCAGAAAagaccaccagcgccgctggtcatAGCACCAGCGCCGCTTCCCTTCCAGAAAAtgcaaccagcgccgctggtaacCCGACCAGCATCGCTGGTCCACCCAGACTCACCACCAGCGCCGTTGGAACCTAACCAGCGCCGCTGATGCCGCCTAGAACAAATTCCCAAACGCGATCAAAACCTTACAACAAAACAGTTCCGTATCcgaaaaagttgaaaaagaatcGAGTGGAGCAGAAAGCGGAAAATTTTAAGGATACAATCTGGGGTACGATAGTTACGATGCCGCTCACGGATTTGGTTAGGTTGAAACCAGGATACGCGAGGCACATAAGGGACATGCTAAAGGAAGACAGGGTGTCGAAAGGTGTGCACGGAGTAGAGGAAGTCAAGGGAATTctggaagaagaagatgagttCATCACACCAAAGTTGGAAGATCCGGGAAGCTTTGTCATACCTTGCACGTTAGGAAACAAAATAACTTGTGATTGTTTAGCAGACTTAGGAGCCAGTATTAACCTCATGCCTTGGTCTATCTACATTCAATTAAGTAATGAGGCTTTAGATACGACCATGATGACCATTAAGTTAGCAGACCAGACCTTTCAACGTCCCTTAGGAAAGACTGATAAGATAATCGTGACAGTAGGAGACCTGCATTTTCAAGCAGAATTCGTGGTCATGAACATTCCGGAAGATAAGAAAGTGCCAATAATCTTAGGTAGACCTTTCTTAAACACCGCCAAAGCTATTATAGAAGTAGCAGAACGTAGGATCACCATAGGAAATGGTAGGAGGAAGCTGAGTTTGACCATGGAAGGAGATCCAGACCTAGGAAAAGATGAGATAGGAAAACTTGCTGAAGAAGTCGAGATAGTGGAAACAGACAACAAAACAAATCAGGAGATAGAAGAAATCTTAGGAATAGGATCGCCGGAACGTCCTTGGGATTTAGGAGAATTAAAGGAAAATGAATTTGATGGAACCTTAGTGCAAGCACCAAATAACTTAGTAACCTCGATAGAACAACCGCCTACAGATCTAGAAATGAAACCGTTACCGCAAGGATTGGAGTATGCCTACCTGCAAGGGAAGTCGCAACTTCCAGTCATTATTTCATCAAAGCTTAGTACAAGGGAGAAGGCAGCATTGATGAAGGTACTTAGATCTCATAAGAAGgcatttggttggaagatagCAGATATTAGGGGCATAGACTCATCGTACTGTCACCATAGGATTCACCTAGAGGCCAATTCGAAGCCAATAGTGCAAAGACAGGGACGTCTTAACCCAAACATGAAGGAAGTAGTGAAAAAAGAGGTGATTAAGCTGTTAGATGCAGGGATAATTTACCCTATTTCGGATAGCGAATGGGTAAGCCCTATTCACTGCGTTCCCAAGAAGGGAGGAATGACAGTGGTGGCTaatgaaaatgatgaattgATAGCAACTAGGACAGTGACGGGATGGAGAGTATGCATAGACTATAGGAAGCTTAATGAGGCCACAAGGAAGGACCATTACCCATTACCATTCATGGACCAGATGTTGGAGTGACTAGCAGGGAATGAGTACTTTTGCTTTCTCGATGGTTTTTCTGGGTATCTTCAGATTCCCATTCATACGGAGGACCAAGAGAAGACAActtttacttgtccctatggcaccTACGCTTACAGGAAGATGCCATTTGGACTGTGTAACGCGCCCGCGACATTTCAGCGGTGTATGACGGCGATCTTTCAGGACATGTTAGAGAAGTCAGTAGAAGTATTTATGGACGATTTTTTAGTTTTCGGAGATTCGTTTGACTCATGTTTAAGGCCTTTAGATAAGATGTTGGCTAGATGTGAAGAAACCAACTTAGTTCTTAATTGGGAGAAGTGTCATTTCATGGTCAAGGAAGGAATAGTTCTAGGACATAAAGTACCGAAAAAAGGAATAGAAGTAGATAAAGCTAAGATTGACGTTATGGCTAGGTTACCTTTGCCCGTCAATGTGAAAGGAGTTAGGAGTTTTTTAGGTCATGCAGGTTTCTATAGGAGGTTCATCAAGGATTTTTCCAAGATAGCAAGGCCAATGACCAAACTGTTGGAGAAAGAAGTTAGGTTTGACTTTGATGAAGATTGTGAAAGAGCCTTTAAGAAACTTAAGAAGCACCTAATGGAATCACCTATAGTAGTATCACCAGATTATGCATTACCTTTTGAGATAATGTGTGATGCTAGCGATTATGCCGTAGGAGCAGTATTAGGACAAAGGATAGACAAAAACTTTAGAccaatttactatgctagtaagaCCTTGAACGAAGCTCAAAGGAATTACACTACCACTGAAAAGGAGTTGCTAGCAGTAGTTTTTGCCTTAGATAAATTTAGGAATTACATAGTCATGCAGAAAGTGACCATCTTTACAGACCACGCAGCAATTCGATATTTAGTTAACAAGAAGGATGCGAAACCGAGGTTGATTAGATGGATGTTACTGCTTCAGGAATTTGATTTAGAAGTTAAGGATAAAAAGGGAGCAGAGAATTTAGTTGCAGATCACCTAAGTAGGTTAGATAAtttagatgaagaagaagtagatCATGAGGAAATAGGAGAATCATTTCCAGAAGAAAATTTGATGAGAGTAGAAGTAGAAAATAAGGATGATACACCATGGTTTGCTGATATAGCAAACTACTTAGCTGCAGGAGTGTTGCCACTGCATTTAGATTATTACCATAGGAAAAAGTTCTTCTTTGACCTTAAGCATTATTTCTGGGAAGAACCACACTTGTTTAGgatttgtgcagatggtatggttAGGAGATGTGTGTCAGAACGTGAAAGTAGAAGGATATTAGATGACTGCCATTCAGGACCCACAGGAGGACATTATGGACCAACAACAACAGCAAGGAAGGTTTTCGAAGCAGGATTCTATTGGCCAAGAATTTTCCAAGAGGCCAGAACTCTAGTTAGCTTATGTGATGCATGTCAGCGCCAAGGATCCATAACAAAGAGAGATGAGATGCCACAGAAAGGCATaaaggtatgtgaagttttcgaTGTTTGGAGCATAGATTTTATGGGACCATTTCCACCATCTCATAAGTATAAATACATACTTGTAGCAGTAGATTACGTGTCAAAGTGGGCTGAAGCCAAGGCTTTACCTACAAATAATGCCAAATCTGTCATAGATTTCCTTAAGAATTTGTTTAGTAGGTTTGGTATGCCAAAAGCCTTAATAAGTGATAGGGGTAGTCATTTTGCTAATGCTCAGTTAGAAAAAGTGCTTAAGAGGTATGGGGTTAACCATAGATTTTCGACAGCTTACCACCCTCAAACTAGTGGACAAGTAGAGAATACAAATAGGGCACTTAAGAGAATCTTAGAAAAGACAGTTACCGATAACCCCAAAAACTGGGCACTTAGGCTAGATGATGCACTTTGGGCATTTAGGACAACATATAAGACACCTATAGGAACAACACTGTATAAGTTAGTTTATGGCAAAACTTGTCATTTTCTATTAGAGATCGAACATAAGGCTTATTGGACACTTAAGAACTTAAATCTTGATATGTTAGAGGCAGGAGATAGGAGACTCTTACAGTTTCATGAATTAGATGAAACTAGGTGGATGgcttatgaaaattcaaagtTGTATAAAGAAAGGACAAAAGCTTGGCATGACAAGAGAATAAAGGCAAAAAGGTTTAAGGAAGGAGATTTAGTGTTACTTTTTAATTCTAGGTTCAAGCTTAAATCACCTAAGTTCAAACCAAAATGGTCAGGACCATACttattacttagagtatattcCTCAGGTTATGTAGAATTAAGGGCAAAAAATGGAGATAGTTTTATAGTTAATGGACAGAGAATTAAGGTGTATAATCAATAAGTAGGAGAAAGGGAAGTCGACTCACGGGACGAGTTCACTTTCAAAATGACTTAGGAAAGCTAGAATTGTAGGTTAGGTACTAACGTAGATTTTTAGGAACAGGAAAATTGTGTTTTGTATTAGTATTGCAGGTTAAAGAATGAAGGTAGATCATGGAGCtcagaaaggaagaaaaaggtaAGTTTTTAAGCTGATTCGGAgtaaccagcgccgctggagcATCAACCAGCGTCGCTAGTAAGTGTGGGGGAATTTTCCAGATTTtcataacttttattaaaaaaaaaaaaagaaaaaaaaaagggccTAACATGCGCCGTCCAGGTGTTGACTAGTCAAAAAGGGTTTTAAACCCTTGTCTCCttcacaaaaacaacaacaacaaaattttgATAACACCCCACCCCCATCCGATCGGCCACCTCCACCACACCACTTTCCAccatttttctttccattttcacTCTTGAATCATGTCCCATGAGGTATGTATCTTACACCTAATTTCTTTtgcttgtattttttttttattacccTAACAAATTAGTTTTAGGTCAAAATTAGGGATTAACAAAATAGGTAGAATTTCGGATTAAAAATGGTTAAGATAGGTAATAGGAAGTTAGATTAACAAAACCCCATTCATAGAATTAGTTTAAACCTATGCATTAACTAGATATAGGTTCATTAGTTTACTTTAGGAATAGTAAACTTTTGTTAATTGAGAAAATTATGTTTTGGAAGAATGAAAAGTTGTTTTTgcagaaaaaaattatattgttgaACTAAGATTAGCAGTTTGCAAGTTACAAGATACAACATTAgattaaaaagatgaaaaaacaaaaatttgttgCTAAAACGGAACCACCAGCGTCGCTGGCCAcctaccagcgccgctggttCCTGGATTAGACCACACCAGTGCCGCTCGTCTctgaccagcgccgctggtcaccTGTTTTAGACCAAACCAGCGCCGCTTGCGCAcctccagcgccgctggtaccATTCTGGACTGAATATTTATATTCTCGTTTTCTTCTGCTTTTCACATGTTTTGCAGCATAAACGGCCTAGGATAAGCTCAGATTCAGACAATAACAGCTTCGAAAGTTCAGATGATGTTTGGAGACCCGATGGATATGATTTCACGATTGAAAAGCCGCATGATTTCAACATTCGGTTTACTGAAGCTAAGAAAGACAAAGACTATGGCAAACTGTTTCAAGAAAAGCGCAATTGGTTGCTTTGGCCCGATgctagaaaaaacaaaaagattagGTTGAATAACAAACTGGTGAAGCTTCAGAACAAAGAATTGGCAACCCTCAAAGTGAAATTTATCGAGTGAGGAGTGTTTTTACAGGATTCATGGAAGAATACGACAAAGAAaacccgggaagtttcgttaCTCTTTTGCTTTAAATTTTTcccatttttcttttaagtcGTAGTTTAGTCTTTACAATGAGGACATTGTTaaatttaagtgtggggggagatTTGCGTAAAATAggaaaaattttcagatttttggtttaaaatataagagtttgaaatgaTATTTAGATGGTTTTCGAACTAGTGATTTATTAGACAGAAATGATGAGTATTGTTGTAGGATTCCGTTTTAAGCTACATCTCTTGAATCCTTAGCACTAATTAGATCTACCCTAAGTGATAAAGCAGTGTTTCATGCATGATAAATTGGACTTAAGCTTAAACGATTGATAGTGTGTATTAGAGGAAGCTATAACAATTTCATTTGTAGTCCTAGGTTAAGATGAATAAATAACTGCCGTGTGAGCTAAAACCTTTAAGATCTATGGAAATCCTTAAATTTCATGAAGTAGATTGTATCTAGTAAGAATTTTTGATGGTAGTGTGACCCATCTGGGGGTCTATCGGCTAAATTGTGCTTAAACAATAGTAAATATCTTTCGGTAGCCGATATATCTTAAAAAGGGTGTATTATGCTTTAAGTTATCTAGCTGTGTTTGTAAACGAaagaattaaataaatacaaaatcaaattaaaggtcaagttatgtcgctttgcgcgtggggaaccaccgacctgtcaccgctgtcttaaCTCTTAAAGATGTTTATCCTAGATTGTAATTGTCTTAAGATCATTAATTAGTCGAACTAGTGCAAGCTATGGAATGGAAGTATTTCAAGAAGGGAAAGCAAAAacacattaataataattatgtacTAGGATTGCGTATGAATTGTTTGCATTAATCTGTACTAGCTACCAATCATGGTAATTGAATTGTTAGTGGTTGCATTAGACATATGCATAAGCGATAAAGGTATGAACAAAATAAGTGTGGGGGAGGAAAAGAGATGTTAGCGTAAGAAATGTATCTATTTACCCTGATTTGTCAAAAGCTAGTTCCTAACTTTGAATTAAGATTGATTTAGAtttttgcttgaggacaagcaaaggtttaagtgtgggggaattTGATGAGTGATTTATTTGTGACTTTTTCCCCATTCATTTGTCATGATTTCGAGGTATAAATGAGTCATTAGTATGAATTTTAAGGTACTTAATGGAATTAGGTTTTGTGAACAGGATTGATTT
It encodes:
- the LOC122609556 gene encoding agamous-like MADS-box protein AGL29; protein product: MATAGRKKIELKRIENERQRGVALSKRHSGLFKKAAELATLCGVQIVIILHTIGGKPLSFGTPTIQYVIDKFNNANQYVQTLVNFQLQKLNSEFDDVNEKSINERKRGQVIEESLKVLLGGKTYEEYMGGLDIHELRQLKRKREQQKRNLEQKHNLNCGLSSSSNYEHEVDLSHIEGPKDYLKL